DNA sequence from the Geothermobacter hydrogeniphilus genome:
CGGGCGAAGTAGCCGTCGATGTACTCCTGCGCCTCCTTGCGACCGATGCCGAGCTGTTTGGCGAGGCCGAAAGCGCTGATGCCGTAGATGACGCCGAAGTTGATCGCCTTGGCGCTGCGGCGCATCTCGTCGCTGACCATCTCGGGAAAAACTCCGAACACCTCGGCGGCGGTGCGACGGTGGATATCCTCGCCGCTGCAGAAATGTTCCTTGAGGGTGGTTTCCTCGGCCATGTGGGCGAGCAGCCGCAGCTCGACCTGCGAGTAGTCGGCCGACAGCATCAGGCAGCCCGGCTCCGGGATGAATCCCTCGCGGATACGCCGCCCCTCCTCGCTGCGGATCGGAATATTCTGCAGGTTCGGATCGGAGGAGGAGAGCCGCCCGGTGGCGGTCACCGCCTGGTTGAAGGAGGTGTGGATGCGCCCGCTTTCCTCATGGATCAGCTTCGGCAGGGCGTCGGTGTAGGTCCCTTTCAGCTTGGCCAGCGAGCGGTAATCGAGAATCAGCCGGGCGATCTCATGGTCTTCGGCGAGCTTGTTGAGGACTTCGACATCGGTCGACCAGCCGGTCCTGGTCTTCTTTCCCTTCGGCAGCTTGAGGCGTTCGAAGAGAACTTCGCCGAGCTGTTTCGGCGAGGCGACGTTGAAGGGGCCGCCGGCCAGCTGGTGGATGCCGCTTTCGAGGGCCTGCAGCTTGTCGCTGAACTCCCGCGACAGCCCGGCCATGAAGTCGGCGTCGATGCGCACCCCGGTGATCTCCATCCGGGTCAGCAGCTGCTCCAGCGGCAGTTCGACCTCGCGGAAGAGCTTTTCCTGCCCGGTCTCCTCCAGCAGTGGTGCCAGGATTTCGGCCAGCCGCAGGGTGATGTTGGCATCCTCGGCGGCGTAGGTCACCGCCCGCTCGATTTCGACCTCGGCGAAACTGATCCGGTTCTTGCCCTTGCCGCAGACCTCCTCGAACTTGATCGGCCGGTAGCCGAGCAGTTCGGCGGCCATGGCGTCCATGCCGTGGGACTTGGCGGCCGGACGGGCCAGGTAGGAGGCAAGCATCGGGTCGAAGACCAGCCCTTCGAGGGTCAGCCCGGCATGGTGCAGCACCAACGCGTCGAACTTGGCGTTCTGGGCGATCTTGCCCTTCTCCGGATCGGCGAACAGCGGCGCCAGGCGCTTCAGCACCAGTTCCCGGTCGAGCTGCGGCGGAGCGCCAAGATAGTAATGGCCGAGCGGCAGGTACCAGGCCTGCCCGGCTTCGACGGCAAAGGAGAGACCGACCAGTTCGTCGCGCAGCGGATCGAGGCCGGTGGTCTCGGTATCGAAGCAGAAACGCTCCGCCGCTTCCAGCCGCTGCAGCAGCTGCTCGAAATCGGCCTCGCTCAGCACCGCCCGGTAACTGCCGGCAACCGCCTGCGGGTCGCTGGAGAACTCATCCAGCAGGCGCTGGAACTCACATTCCCTGAACAGCTCGGTCAATTGCTCGCGATCGGGCTCACCGGGAGTCAGGACCTCGCGGTCCAGTTCCAGCGGCAGGTCATCGACCAGGGTGACCAGTCGCCGCGAGAGCCGCGCCTGGTCGGCAAACTGTTCGAGATTGGCGCGCCGCTTCGGCTGCCTGATCTGGTCGAGCCGGGAGAGCAGACTCTCAAGATCACCGAACTGATCGATCAGCAGCTTCGCCGTCTTCTCGCCGATGCCCGGCACCCCCGGAACATTGTCCGAGCTGTCACCGGCCAGCGCCTGGACCTCGACCACCTTGTCCGGACTGCCGAAACGCTCGCCCACCTCCGCCGGACCGAAACGTTTGTCCTTCATGGTATCGAGCAGGCTGACCCGCTCGTCGACGATCTGCATCAGGTCCTTGTCGCCAGTCACCACCGTCACCTCCAGGCCCTCCGCCGAGGCTTTGCGCGCCAGGGTGGCGATAATATCATCCGCCTCGTAACCGGGCTCTTCGAAGGCGGCCAGGCGGAAACCCTGCACCACCCGCTTGATCAGCGGAATCTGCGGCACCAGATCCTCCGGCATGGCGGCACGGTTGGCCTTGTATTCGGGATAGATCTCGGTACGGAAGGTCGGCCCCCGACTGTCGAAAACCACCGCCAGGTAGTCGGGCTGCTCATCACGAATGATCTTCAGCAGCATCGAAGTGAAACCGTACACCGCATTGGTGGCCATGCCCCTGGAATTGCTCAGGTGGCGGATGGCGTAATAGGCGCGATAGATATAACTGGAGCCGTCAATCAGGTAGAGACGGGGGCTGGACATGAATCCTCCTTGAACAGTCCTGAACCCGCGGGGTCAGGACGGAATCGAAAAAAACGACACGAATGCTCACTGTAAACCATTGACGGCAACAGTCCAACCCTTGCCGTGACTTTACCCTGGCCGGAGCTGAAACCCGTCATTTGCACAGATCAAAAACCGCGCTTAGCAGCTTGCTTTTTCAGCATCTTACGCCTATTCTTAGAACACCCTGAACCCGTGAGTTCAGTCCCGAAGCTCACTGGTCCGGCAAAACATTTTCCTGATTCATTGACTAGGTGGCCCGCGGGCGACACCGATGATATTGACGTTCCTACAGAAAAACACCAGGGGGATCTTTCTGCTGCTGAGCATTCTGCTCGGCCTCGCGACAGGTTATTTCTGTGCGGTTCTGCTCGGGCTGTTGCTGCAACCGGGAGCGCCGGAGCCGGTTCGGCAGCCGACCCGCATGACGCGACCGGCACGCAAACCGGTCCTGAATGACTACCAGGCGATCCTGCAGCGCAATATCTTCAATTCGGCCGGCGGCAAACTGAGCTTCGCTCCCTCGACCCCGACCCGCGGCACGCCGACGGCAACGACCTCCGCCGGGGGCAACTGGACCCTGGTCGGCACCGTCAGCGGCGGCAGCAAACCACTGGCGGCCCTGGCCGGCAACGGCAAAACCAGAACCTACCGGCTCGGCGCCAAGCTGCCCGGGGGGGCGCAGCTGACGAAAATCGAACGCAGCAAAGTCACCCTGACCCTGGCGGGTGGCCGGCAGCAGATCCTCGAACTGCCGAAAAAGAGCGCGCCCTCCCGCCCCCGAGCCAGGACCGCGGCCGTCCGGGCGGGGAACAGAAGACCGGTCGGCAAACAGGACTACGCGGTTCGTTCCCTGGGGAAAAATCGCTGGCAGATTCCCCGCAGCGCCGCGGAAAAAGCCCGCTCCAACATCGGCGAACTGCTCAAACAGGCCCGGGTCGAACCCTACGTCGTCAACGGCAGCACCGAAGGCTTTGTGATCAAGATGATCAAACCCGGCAGTCTCTTCAACCAGATCGGACTGCGGGTCGGTGATGTTCTCCACGAAATCAACGGGGTTCCCCTCGATTCCCCGGAAAAGGCCCTGCAGGTCTTTCAGCAGCTGCGCCAGGCCAGGCAGATCAATGTCTCCCTGGAGCGCCGAGGCAATCCCATGACCTTCAGCTACGAAATCGATTGACGCGATGAAAACGATGATAATGATGAACACTTCCCGATATCACCAATGGCAGGCGCGGGTGTTTTTCCCGACCCTGCTGATCCTGCTGTCACTGTTTTTGTCGACTGCCCCCCTGTGGGCCGCGCCGACAAAAGCTCCCCGGGACGACCAGATCTCCCTCGACTTCAAGGATGTCGAACTGACCGACCTGATCCAGACCATGTCGGAGTTGACCGGCCGCAACTTCCTCTACGACGAAAAAGTCCGCGGCAAGGTCACCATCGTCTCTCCCCGCGGCATGAAGCTGAAAGACGCTTATCAGCTCTTTCTCAGCGTGCTGCAGGTCAAGGGTTACACGGTGGTGCCAAGCGGCAAGGTCAACAAGATCGTCCCGATCAAGTCCGCCCGGCAGGAGAACCTGCCGGTCACCAGCCGGCGCAGTGACGAAGCCTACGTCACCCGGCTGATCACCCTGACCTACGCCAACGCCTCCGACCTGGCCTCGACGATCCTGACGCCGTTGATTCCGAAGACCAGCAACATTGTCGCCTTCGCCCCGTCCAACACCCTGGTCATCACCGACAGCGCCGCCAATATCGAACGGCTGGTCAAGATCATCAAGCAGCTCGATGTCCCGGGCAACCTCGGCCAGATGGAGATCTTCACCCTCAAGAACGGCGACGCCGAAGAGATCGCCAAGATCGCCAACAGCATTATCGGCCAGGCCGGCGGCGCCACCGGCCGCCGGGCGCGCGCCGCGCGCAATGTCAAGACCGCCGGCAGCGCGGTTGCCAGCCGGGTGATCGCCTATCCGCGGACCAACGCCCTGATCGCCATCGCCGATGCCGAAGAGATGGAAACCCTGCGCGGCCTGATCGCCCAACTGGACGGCGAATCGGGTGACGAGCGGGCCCATATCAATGTCTATTACCTGGAGAACGCCGACGCCGAAACCCTGGCCAAGACCCTGAATGAAATCATCACCGGCATGCGCACCCAGGCCCGCACCCAACCGACGGCCAAGGGCGGCAAAGGGGGCAACCCGATCGCCAGGGGACCGGTGTCGATCACCGCCGACAAGCCGACCAACGCCCTGCTGATCAACGCCAGTCCCGAGGCCTACACCACCATCAAGGGGATCATCAAGCAGCTCGACATCAAGCGCAAACAGGTCTACGTCGAGGCCCTGATTCTTGAACTCTCGATGGATGCCACCCGCGAGGTCGGCGCCTCGCTGCAGGGCGCGCTCCAGATCGGCAACAACAGCGTAGTCCTCGGCACCAGCAATCTCAACTCCGGAACGGCCAACTTCGGCAGCCTCTCCCCGGCATCCGGCAGCCAGGTGCCGAGCCTGCTGACCCAGACCATCAACGGCCTGCTGCTCGGCGGGCTGTTCAGCCCGATCACCACCACCGGCCCGGACGGCAACGAGATCACCATCCCGGCCTTCTCCGCCCTGATCCGGCTCTCCGAAACCAGCACCGATGTCAACATCCTCTCGGCGCCACGGCTGCTGACCTCCGACAACGAAGAAGCAGAGATCATTGTCGGCTCCAATGTGCCGATCATCACCAGCCGTCTGACCGACACCGGCGGCACCGGGCTGGCCCAGTCGGTGGCGGTGGAACGTCAGGACGTCGCCCTGACGTTGCGTTTCACCCCCCAGGTGACCGAGGGCAA
Encoded proteins:
- the gspC gene encoding type II secretion system protein GspC, with the protein product MILTFLQKNTRGIFLLLSILLGLATGYFCAVLLGLLLQPGAPEPVRQPTRMTRPARKPVLNDYQAILQRNIFNSAGGKLSFAPSTPTRGTPTATTSAGGNWTLVGTVSGGSKPLAALAGNGKTRTYRLGAKLPGGAQLTKIERSKVTLTLAGGRQQILELPKKSAPSRPRARTAAVRAGNRRPVGKQDYAVRSLGKNRWQIPRSAAEKARSNIGELLKQARVEPYVVNGSTEGFVIKMIKPGSLFNQIGLRVGDVLHEINGVPLDSPEKALQVFQQLRQARQINVSLERRGNPMTFSYEID
- the polA gene encoding DNA polymerase I; the protein is MSSPRLYLIDGSSYIYRAYYAIRHLSNSRGMATNAVYGFTSMLLKIIRDEQPDYLAVVFDSRGPTFRTEIYPEYKANRAAMPEDLVPQIPLIKRVVQGFRLAAFEEPGYEADDIIATLARKASAEGLEVTVVTGDKDLMQIVDERVSLLDTMKDKRFGPAEVGERFGSPDKVVEVQALAGDSSDNVPGVPGIGEKTAKLLIDQFGDLESLLSRLDQIRQPKRRANLEQFADQARLSRRLVTLVDDLPLELDREVLTPGEPDREQLTELFRECEFQRLLDEFSSDPQAVAGSYRAVLSEADFEQLLQRLEAAERFCFDTETTGLDPLRDELVGLSFAVEAGQAWYLPLGHYYLGAPPQLDRELVLKRLAPLFADPEKGKIAQNAKFDALVLHHAGLTLEGLVFDPMLASYLARPAAKSHGMDAMAAELLGYRPIKFEEVCGKGKNRISFAEVEIERAVTYAAEDANITLRLAEILAPLLEETGQEKLFREVELPLEQLLTRMEITGVRIDADFMAGLSREFSDKLQALESGIHQLAGGPFNVASPKQLGEVLFERLKLPKGKKTRTGWSTDVEVLNKLAEDHEIARLILDYRSLAKLKGTYTDALPKLIHEESGRIHTSFNQAVTATGRLSSSDPNLQNIPIRSEEGRRIREGFIPEPGCLMLSADYSQVELRLLAHMAEETTLKEHFCSGEDIHRRTAAEVFGVFPEMVSDEMRRSAKAINFGVIYGISAFGLAKQLGIGRKEAQEYIDGYFARYPKIRAFMDKCIAEAKEHKYVTTLLGRRCAVPEIDSKNGAIRGYAERNAINYPVQGSAADLIKLAMLRVQRRIDAEELSSRMVLQVHDELVFEVPEGELEEMRTLVKEEMETALELDLPLVVDVGVGKNWREAH
- the gspD gene encoding type II secretion system secretin GspD, with product MNTSRYHQWQARVFFPTLLILLSLFLSTAPLWAAPTKAPRDDQISLDFKDVELTDLIQTMSELTGRNFLYDEKVRGKVTIVSPRGMKLKDAYQLFLSVLQVKGYTVVPSGKVNKIVPIKSARQENLPVTSRRSDEAYVTRLITLTYANASDLASTILTPLIPKTSNIVAFAPSNTLVITDSAANIERLVKIIKQLDVPGNLGQMEIFTLKNGDAEEIAKIANSIIGQAGGATGRRARAARNVKTAGSAVASRVIAYPRTNALIAIADAEEMETLRGLIAQLDGESGDERAHINVYYLENADAETLAKTLNEIITGMRTQARTQPTAKGGKGGNPIARGPVSITADKPTNALLINASPEAYTTIKGIIKQLDIKRKQVYVEALILELSMDATREVGASLQGALQIGNNSVVLGTSNLNSGTANFGSLSPASGSQVPSLLTQTINGLLLGGLFSPITTTGPDGNEITIPAFSALIRLSETSTDVNILSAPRLLTSDNEEAEIIVGSNVPIITSRLTDTGGTGLAQSVAVERQDVALTLRFTPQVTEGNLVRLNVFQEITDIAPANPAIGDPAEVGPTFTKRQLRNTVLAEDGKTIVLGGLIGTNIQATESKVPLLGDIPFLGRLFRSEGTSEQKTNLLVFITPKIIRTSKDLTDITLKAQMTGEEFQTEALRKSVPRNALITNIRGSDDADEETPRP